Genomic window (Alligator mississippiensis isolate rAllMis1 chromosome 4, rAllMis1, whole genome shotgun sequence):
TCAACCTTGGTGAGAACTTCCTTGTCTACCTGCCCGATATGGTCTTCCAGGGCCTGCAGGCAATCAAGTGGCTCCGCTTGTCCCATAATGCACTGCATGTCATAGCCAACGAGGCCTTTGCGGGGTTGCCTACCCTGAGGAGGCTGAGCCTGGACCACAACGagctgcagtccctgcccactgagGCCTTGTCAAGGCTGTCGGGTACATCACGGCTGGATCTGGGACACAACCCCATCACCTACATCAGCGAGGAGGCCATTGCAATGGCTGCCCTGAGGGAGCTGTTCTTGGACAACATGGCCCTACAGGATGTCTCATACAAAGCCTTTGTGAAGAGCCCCCAGTTACACACACTTGACCTCCACAACaaccagctgcaggtgctgcagcCTCTGACTGACATGGCCCATTTGAAGAAAATCAACTTAACGGGGAACCCTGTGGTTTGCTCTTGCTACATGCGCCCCTTCAAGGAGTGGATGGAGAAAGCGAGAGTCCAGGCTGATGCTGTctgtgcagaccccagcaccTTCAGAGGAGAGCACCTGGAGTCACTGAGGCCTGTCAATATGAAATGTGGAGGCCATGCCCCAGaagcagagcagctccccacctctACTCCTCCCACAAGGGAGCCAGAGGAAGTTGCCAAGAAGAAATGCCCAGAAGCCTGTGCCTGCTTGCCTGATTTCCAGCACAGCAACTGTGACAACAAGGGCCTCCAGAAGATCCCTAAGGGCTTCCCTGGCAACACCCAGCTCCTGGACCTACGCCAAAATGAGTTCCACTCCATATGCAAGGCCTCCTTCCCTGGCTTGAAGAACCTGGTCTCGCTCCACCTGCAAAGCTGCAAGATTGcggagctgcagcctggtgccCTTCAGGGCTTAAAGAATTTGGTCTACCTCTACCTGTCCAACAATGACATCTCAGCCATTGAGGCTGCTGCTTTTGAAGGGGCTCCCCAGCTCGCCTACCTGTACCTGGACCACAACAGGTTCACTCGGATGCCCAGGGGGACCTTCAGCCGCTTGCCCAACCTCATTTCCCTGCACTTGCAGCACAACTCCATCAGCCAGCTGTCAGACAGTGACCTGGCTGGAGCAAAGCAGCTGCGCTGGCTCTACCTCACTGGGAACAGCATCTCTCAGGTGTCCCCCACAGCCTTGGGCCCTGCCAAGATGCTGGAGAAGCTGCATCTGGATGAGAACCTGTTAGAGGATGTGCCCACAAGATCCCTCCGGGGTTTGTCTGTCCTTAGGGAGCTGAAGTTGTCCAAGAATCCCATCAAGTATATTGGGGATGGAGCCTTCCTCCCAGTGGCAAGGTCCCTGCAGCACCTGTTCCTGGATAATATGGGTCTAGAACAGGTGTGAAAGAGTGAGCGTGAGCTGAACGGTTCCCCAGGTTGATAAAGCTGAATCCTAATGTAGAGGTCACTATTGATGTCCCTCCCATCCCCTTGATAGAGCTGTTCTCTGCAGCACATGCTAGCATTTTCTCCAGAAGGGGTTTCCACCCAAGTGAATGGCTCCAATAATCCAAATTCTAGCACTACCCCGAGGAGAAACCATCCCACAGCCTAGGCGACCTCATTGGGAGGAAATGGATCCCGCTCATTAGCCTAAATTTCAGCTTCATCCCATTGCTTCTGTTAACATGATCTCAGATGACTCCCCTCAGTAGCTCTCATCCCTCCTTACACCTTTCATGGATATCCCATCCTCTGCTAGTCATTGTCTACttaatttctttaattttctCTTGTTAAAAGCCTCGGTCCAAAGCCAACCAAAGCCAAATGAAAGGCACCAACCTGGGTGGGGTAGCAGACATTTGGTGACTTCTGTTGATTGTGCTCTAAACCCATCTCTCGAGGGCCCTAATAGCTGATGTTTGTATTCCCTCTGATttgtcaatatttttttcttaacatcAGGACTTCTTCTAATGGATTTCCCTCTGCTTTTAAGCTGATTTTCTCCTTCCCCTCAAAACACTGCAGATTGCCACAGTATTTCTGTTGGCCATCCTGACTCAGTAAGGCTACTCAAAAAGCCTAACTTGCCTCTTCCCCAGTATTGCTCAGACCTGGGAAATAATAGATCCAAGTTTGGGTCTGAGGAGATCGCTGTGCTAATACACAATCCTGGAGTGAGGCTGGTCACTTTTACTCTCAGAACAAGACCTGGTGCTGGAGCACAGAGCTTCtctcagcagcagagaggaaagggATAGCTTCCCCCGGAGGATGCTCCCTGGAGGTTAGCCAAACAGTGGGACAAGgtggtttagacagagatgatcttgccttgtgcagggattggactagatgtccaTTTTGAGCTCTGTTTTACTATGACTTCCCTTCCAAGGAGGTTTATCTGGTCTTGTTTTTTCTTCGCATGAATCCAATGTTCAGCTACTTGCAGCTAAGTCTACCCTCCTACCCCCCCGAATCCTCTGCATTGTCTTTCAAAGCCCATCAGCAGAAGTGTCATATATGGTCATTGAGGGGCTCCTGAAACCCAGGGAAGGATCTGGGTTGGAGGAATTGGGCCAGTCTTCCTAATCAGACAAGCCGAGATGGGAAATTATAGTAGGTtcccgccccccccaacccagagaCTGACGTTCTCTGCCacataaattaatataaaatgaGGAATCCAACCCAAACAATCCTTCAGATGGAAACCACGCATGCAGCCTGGGTCCAGGAAATCACTTACACACACAAGTAGTGCCCTTGAAAGTGGGAGAGAGAACCCTCCTTCTttcatagctttaaaaaaatctttgctttttTATGCAGAGATGCAATGAGCTGCTGCACTTCCCACATTTCAAATGATATCGCCACACTGAATTTCCTGCTGGGTAGTACTGAGACAAGGGCAGCTCTTCACTGATACTGTCATTAGTCCCACTCATGGTTGTGGAAACCTGGAAACAGCAGGGGGGTGTTTAAACGACCCAAAATAAGAACACATATGCTGATATTTCATTCtgtaacccagtggttctcaacttctgcagactcaaggcacccactCATCAGACTTGGGGCACCCTCCATAAACAGTTGTGACTTGAGCGGcacctcattaaaaaaacaaatttatttattgcggtgcttacctccttgcagagggggcagacagtgggagCTGGGAATGGttaggcagggagagccagagcctgcttttatctgcttatctcctcatactttctgtggcacctttcaaaggatctcacagccctagcaccttggctgagaatcactgccct
Coding sequences:
- the CHADL gene encoding chondroadherin-like protein isoform X2 gives rise to the protein MQRCQVERIEEGAFRGLGRLAYLNLASNNIAFIYQESLDGLSSLQKLILEKNRLEEIQPGAFSQLGFLNFLNLGENFLVYLPDMVFQGLQAIKWLRLSHNALHVIANEAFAGLPTLRRLSLDHNELQSLPTEALSRLSGTSRLDLGHNPITYISEEAIAMAALRELFLDNMALQDVSYKAFVKSPQLHTLDLHNNQLQVLQPLTDMAHLKKINLTGNPVVCSCYMRPFKEWMEKARVQADAVCADPSTFRGEHLESLRPVNMKCGGHAPEAEQLPTSTPPTREPEEVAKKKCPEACACLPDFQHSNCDNKGLQKIPKGFPGNTQLLDLRQNEFHSICKASFPGLKNLVSLHLQSCKIAELQPGALQGLKNLVYLYLSNNDISAIEAAAFEGAPQLAYLYLDHNRFTRMPRGTFSRLPNLISLHLQHNSISQLSDSDLAGAKQLRWLYLTGNSISQVSPTALGPAKMLEKLHLDENLLEDVPTRSLRGLSVLRELKLSKNPIKYIGDGAFLPVARSLQHLFLDNMGLEQISSGAFAGLGSKMKSLYLENNKMSTVPDLRSFTGLEVINLRDIPFSCDCQLFPLHRWISKLNLRVGATCGSPAEVRGQKMKFSAAFKTCPGWGTQKTKRARPKKFKVKGGRNPSKKRRAGKAQDRGLKRSKA
- the CHADL gene encoding chondroadherin-like protein isoform X1 encodes the protein MRVSLGLLLVSTLFSLRRVATERCPRTCLCDNIKRHVMCLNKNLTEVPVTIPQITKKLDLRGNNIKVIPGGTFLPIPYLTHLNMQRCQVERIEEGAFRGLGRLAYLNLASNNIAFIYQESLDGLSSLQKLILEKNRLEEIQPGAFSQLGFLNFLNLGENFLVYLPDMVFQGLQAIKWLRLSHNALHVIANEAFAGLPTLRRLSLDHNELQSLPTEALSRLSGTSRLDLGHNPITYISEEAIAMAALRELFLDNMALQDVSYKAFVKSPQLHTLDLHNNQLQVLQPLTDMAHLKKINLTGNPVVCSCYMRPFKEWMEKARVQADAVCADPSTFRGEHLESLRPVNMKCGGHAPEAEQLPTSTPPTREPEEVAKKKCPEACACLPDFQHSNCDNKGLQKIPKGFPGNTQLLDLRQNEFHSICKASFPGLKNLVSLHLQSCKIAELQPGALQGLKNLVYLYLSNNDISAIEAAAFEGAPQLAYLYLDHNRFTRMPRGTFSRLPNLISLHLQHNSISQLSDSDLAGAKQLRWLYLTGNSISQVSPTALGPAKMLEKLHLDENLLEDVPTRSLRGLSVLRELKLSKNPIKYIGDGAFLPVARSLQHLFLDNMGLEQISSGAFAGLGSKMKSLYLENNKMSTVPDLRSFTGLEVINLRDIPFSCDCQLFPLHRWISKLNLRVGATCGSPAEVRGQKMKFSAAFKTCPGWGTQKTKRARPKKFKVKGGRNPSKKRRAGKAQDRGLKRSKA